A genome region from Wielerella bovis includes the following:
- a CDS encoding M23 family metallopeptidase, which translates to MLTTIPAALILSGAVWANTHGTAQQTEYKTKLVVQELPLPKITSSNTPASYWYDEEVQTGDNLSVILGRLGVSEHSIQTFLKESPIDTKMLQLRAGQIISARVDSAKEVTDIQFFNDNEDGERTLIAIEKVNGKWQLHAGAVDTETMPSLRSVVVITSASGALARAGVPVEIRTALKEVFADKLDLDALKSGDSVRVLYESLYFRGQEVATGNVLAAEITTGGKTYYGYYFENGEQDNGGNYYDENGNALKKGFDGLPIESFTRISSPYGIRIHPIFRTVRMHTGIDYAAPTGTKVLSPSDGVVSFRGWKGGYGNTVMVRHSDGMETLYAHLSSFIQNVDMGTPVGAGTVIGLVGSTGNSTGPHLHYEVRINGQHVNPAAVALPTPKLSIPDMAALKKYRAKTDDIMQAVRGLPVMVAQRD; encoded by the coding sequence TTGTTAACAACCATACCTGCTGCATTGATTTTATCGGGTGCAGTATGGGCAAACACGCATGGCACTGCACAACAAACAGAATACAAAACCAAATTGGTGGTACAAGAATTACCACTACCCAAAATAACCAGCAGCAACACACCAGCGAGTTATTGGTACGATGAAGAAGTACAAACAGGCGATAATTTAAGCGTTATATTGGGACGCTTGGGCGTGAGCGAACACAGCATCCAAACCTTTTTGAAAGAAAGCCCAATTGACACCAAAATGCTGCAATTACGCGCAGGACAAATCATCAGCGCGCGCGTGGATTCAGCAAAAGAAGTAACCGATATTCAATTTTTCAATGATAATGAAGATGGCGAACGCACACTCATTGCGATTGAAAAAGTCAATGGAAAATGGCAACTTCATGCAGGCGCTGTGGATACGGAAACCATGCCTTCATTGCGTTCGGTAGTGGTAATAACATCCGCTTCTGGTGCATTGGCGCGCGCAGGTGTGCCAGTAGAAATTCGCACAGCATTGAAAGAAGTATTTGCCGATAAGCTGGATTTAGATGCCTTAAAATCAGGTGATAGCGTGCGCGTGTTGTACGAAAGCTTGTATTTCCGCGGACAAGAAGTGGCAACTGGTAATGTTTTAGCAGCAGAAATTACAACAGGTGGCAAAACCTATTATGGCTATTATTTTGAAAATGGTGAACAAGATAATGGCGGTAATTATTATGATGAGAATGGTAATGCATTGAAAAAAGGTTTTGATGGTTTGCCTATCGAATCATTTACACGCATTTCATCGCCATACGGCATTCGTATCCATCCCATTTTCCGCACAGTGCGCATGCACACAGGAATTGATTATGCAGCGCCAACTGGTACAAAAGTCCTTTCGCCTAGCGATGGTGTAGTGAGTTTTCGTGGCTGGAAAGGTGGCTATGGTAATACCGTTATGGTACGACACAGCGACGGCATGGAAACGCTGTATGCCCATTTAAGCAGCTTTATTCAAAATGTGGATATGGGTACACCTGTTGGTGCAGGAACAGTAATTGGTTTGGTGGGTTCTACAGGTAACTCCACAGGTCCGCATTTGCATTATGAAGTACGGATTAATGGTCAGCACGTCAATCCTGCTGCGGTGGCATTGCCCACGCCTAAACTATCTATACCCGACATGGCGGCATTAAAAAAATATCGCGCCAAAACCGATGATATTATGCAAGCAGTACGCGGTTTACCCGTGATGGTAGCGCAGCGCGATTAA
- a CDS encoding Ig-like domain-containing protein — protein sequence MASYQLNIVHQGTVHKVALQSGETVRAPASAHTQYKLFNQNGTLLMQPETKMVGNDLWVLLDENSNKPLLILENYTSSEYVTDAMTLLQDGNTFAILGSDTMFSAPVQTVPVISKTAVAASGGKMAAIAAGVALLGGTAAIAGKNNGKNETAPTQPETPPAQPTTSTTQPKPVTPAKPAAPTAQITINKIAGDDIINQTEAKGDITLSGSLKYTGDVSANAVKVNVNVAGKTIAATVNGNTWTAKVAGSLLAGKQGANNVTATINVSDSAKQTASATANHAYTVDTQIDKPVITIDKITGDDFVSLTEAKQTTINITGTVRNANNGDKVTLKVGNASYTGEVQNGKFSVAVDGKTLAVHQSVSVSVNTKDAAGNTAAGNGSRNYQVEVAQPTQPTQPVTPAKPTAPTAQITINKIAGDDIINQTEAKGDITLSGSLKYTGDVSANAVKVNVNVAGKTIAATVNGNTWTAKVAGSLLAGKQGANNVTATINVSDSAKQTASATANHAYTVDTQIDKPVITIDKITGDDFVSLTEAKQTTINITGTVRNANNGDKVTLKVGNASYTGEVQNGKFSVAVDGKTLAVHQSVSVSVNTKDAAGNTAAGNGSRNYQVEAAPVKTNVSVEIDNVTSDNVVNKAESQGEIAVTGTVRNGVAGQEVVVSCGCPACSNPGWVSIATTLKNDGTFVVNFEGNDVAKGTTIKVTLPETGTTNAANNSKDYSVDVTAPTITPTLGKITGDNVINKAESTGNVTLSGSLKGIAVGDKVTVTINVAGKNHTATVNGNNYSLTLKASELANGNKVVVTAKSIDAAGNEATGKAEQTYVYDAIINKPSITIDAINGGKTINSTVKGNITLSGSLKHDADVSNPEVKITINGKEHTAQVNGTKWTLSVPVTTLTSKQGEQNISATINVKDAAGNTESASNTAKYTVDTQISATVKLNAITSDNQLDSSEISKDIDVSGKVTGEFQNGDKVKITVGNKTYDTTVNAQGVFTVKVAGMQLATASKVTATVVATDAAGNSITVSDDQAYTLKTSSTTTTSSITLDNIANDGYINAVEAKGNIKVSGSIEGSNAAAGQKVSLVIAGKTHTVNVDSSLKFSLNVNASDLTTSKNRQISASWDGASTSKTYNVGDYASAKINITNVGTNNGNIGDAEGTVRLSGQLTNLTGIWGKGKNATKIYNVTVKIGEESYVAGINEENQTFHINIPTNKLSSLKGKTLSYSFETADTLIDYKDATGVRVTNKYGMWENVLQQYIADDVKVADAPALGSNNIVFDDNAILSKNSNGGYTVKDVSNTTTISGTVSGTAKANDVVKVVIDGATYTGKVVSGNKFTVDVPTSVLSKQTDIVATLETRDTVGNSISVSDSTHYAASSSLSDGTFAQGNVHSKMNYSDLPYFIAALAGEGYNETVNIRPSGHLTHTGYGANSKVIKYYFATMADYVAMRNSDSYLTDRTVRQIVDSNPMEYDQTKKDLITEALQSIAKYTDITFELVNNYRDADIHYYMINTQRAVGQSDVLGYAYFGGEVVLDRQTFGNNYDDLSQWAKDQFYLTTVHETMHSLGLKHSFYENSKPTARNLDDIEDMESLTLMSYDSTDIMGKYDLRIYDLAYLHYRYGVNPNARTGNDTYTFQNFNAKESDGGIYIWDGGGIDTFDASAEKQAVNVNLTPGSWIYRGTQSRKFAIDGMLSTSIEEYTGQYSIHPFNSGKKAEVYNFTEGQAFIGFGTQIENLKGSAYNDILTGNAADNVIYGNAGDDTIYGGDGNDYLDGGTGKDKLFGGKGNDTYVIDDIGDTITEYADEGIDTVYSSLNSYTLGANLENLTLIGNAMTAIGNNLANTLTANNHGNTLDGGAGDDTLIGGTGADTLTGGAGNDTFVFSSVLNGSIDTITDFTKGDKIALSKSVFSALGNTLDAWSTYIKYEQSTGALSYDADGAGGLDAQQFATLTNKAALDQNSFILI from the coding sequence ATGGCATCTTATCAATTAAATATTGTACATCAAGGTACTGTACACAAGGTTGCTTTGCAATCTGGCGAAACCGTGCGCGCACCCGCGTCAGCACATACACAATATAAATTATTCAACCAAAACGGCACTTTATTAATGCAGCCTGAAACCAAAATGGTTGGCAATGATTTATGGGTTTTATTAGACGAAAATTCCAATAAACCATTGTTAATTCTAGAAAATTATACATCAAGCGAATACGTTACCGATGCAATGACCTTACTACAAGATGGCAATACTTTTGCTATTTTGGGTTCCGATACTATGTTTTCAGCACCTGTACAGACTGTCCCTGTAATATCCAAAACAGCGGTGGCGGCAAGTGGTGGAAAAATGGCTGCCATTGCGGCAGGTGTTGCATTATTAGGCGGTACTGCTGCAATTGCTGGTAAAAATAATGGTAAGAATGAAACTGCTCCAACACAACCAGAAACTCCTCCTGCACAACCCACTACTTCTACTACACAACCGAAACCTGTAACCCCTGCTAAACCTGCTGCACCTACTGCCCAAATTACTATCAACAAAATCGCAGGCGATGACATCATTAATCAAACTGAAGCTAAAGGCGATATTACGCTTTCAGGCAGCCTGAAATATACAGGTGATGTATCTGCTAATGCTGTAAAAGTTAATGTAAATGTGGCTGGAAAAACCATTGCTGCTACGGTAAATGGTAATACTTGGACTGCAAAAGTCGCTGGTAGCTTATTGGCTGGCAAACAAGGAGCAAATAATGTAACCGCCACCATTAACGTCAGCGATAGCGCTAAACAAACCGCTAGCGCAACGGCAAATCATGCTTATACTGTGGATACGCAAATTGATAAACCTGTGATTACAATCGATAAAATCACAGGCGATGACTTTGTGAGCTTAACTGAAGCAAAACAAACCACTATTAATATTACTGGTACAGTGCGTAATGCTAATAATGGTGATAAAGTCACTTTAAAAGTGGGCAATGCTAGCTACACTGGCGAAGTGCAAAATGGCAAATTCTCTGTTGCGGTAGATGGTAAAACATTGGCTGTGCATCAGTCTGTATCTGTAAGTGTGAATACTAAAGATGCGGCTGGTAATACGGCTGCTGGTAATGGCTCTCGCAATTATCAGGTGGAAGTAGCGCAACCAACACAACCTACTCAACCTGTAACCCCTGCTAAACCTACTGCGCCTACTGCTCAAATTACTATCAATAAAATCGCAGGCGATGACATCATCAATCAAACTGAAGCTAAAGGCGATATTACGCTTTCAGGCAGCCTGAAATATACAGGTGATGTATCTGCTAATGCTGTAAAAGTTAATGTAAATGTGGCTGGAAAAACAATTGCTGCTACGGTAAATGGTAATACTTGGACTGCGAAAGTCGCTGGTAGCTTATTGGCTGGCAAACAAGGGGCAAATAATGTAACCGCCACCATTAACGTCAGCGATAGCGCTAAACAAACCGCTAGCGCAACGGCAAATCATGCTTATACTGTGGATACGCAAATTGATAAACCTGTGATTACAATCGATAAAATCACAGGCGATGACTTTGTGAGCTTAACCGAAGCAAAACAAACCACTATTAATATTACTGGTACAGTGCGTAATGCTAATAATGGTGATAAAGTCACTTTAAAAGTGGGCAATGCTAGCTACACTGGCGAAGTGCAAAATGGCAAATTCTCTGTTGCGGTAGATGGTAAAACATTGGCTGTTCATCAGTCTGTATCTGTAAGTGTGAATACTAAAGATGCGGCTGGTAATACGGCTGCTGGTAATGGCTCTCGCAATTATCAGGTGGAAGCTGCGCCTGTAAAAACGAACGTATCAGTAGAAATTGATAATGTAACGTCTGATAACGTAGTGAACAAAGCAGAATCGCAAGGAGAGATTGCTGTAACAGGTACTGTGCGTAATGGCGTAGCAGGACAAGAAGTTGTTGTATCATGTGGTTGTCCTGCGTGTTCTAATCCTGGATGGGTAAGCATTGCAACCACTCTGAAAAATGATGGCACATTTGTTGTGAATTTTGAAGGTAACGATGTTGCCAAAGGCACAACAATTAAAGTAACGCTGCCTGAAACAGGTACAACTAATGCGGCGAATAATAGTAAAGACTATTCAGTAGATGTTACTGCGCCTACGATTACACCAACTTTGGGCAAAATCACAGGCGATAATGTGATTAATAAAGCTGAATCTACAGGAAATGTTACCCTTTCAGGCAGCCTGAAAGGTATTGCAGTAGGTGATAAAGTAACAGTTACGATTAATGTTGCGGGTAAAAATCATACTGCAACAGTAAATGGCAATAACTACTCTTTAACTTTGAAAGCCAGTGAATTAGCAAATGGTAACAAAGTGGTGGTTACAGCCAAGTCTATTGATGCAGCAGGTAATGAAGCCACTGGTAAAGCCGAGCAAACTTATGTTTATGATGCAATCATCAATAAACCAAGTATTACTATTGATGCAATTAACGGTGGTAAAACAATTAATTCAACCGTTAAAGGTAATATTACGCTTTCAGGCAGCCTGAAACATGATGCAGATGTATCTAATCCTGAAGTAAAGATCACAATTAATGGTAAAGAACATACAGCACAAGTTAATGGTACGAAATGGACTTTAAGTGTGCCTGTAACAACCTTGACAAGCAAACAAGGCGAGCAAAATATTTCTGCAACCATTAATGTGAAAGACGCTGCTGGCAATACAGAAAGTGCCTCTAATACAGCGAAATATACGGTTGATACGCAAATTTCTGCTACTGTTAAATTAAATGCCATTACCAGTGATAACCAATTGGATAGTTCTGAAATCAGCAAAGATATTGATGTATCTGGCAAAGTAACAGGCGAATTCCAAAATGGCGACAAAGTTAAGATTACTGTTGGCAATAAAACTTATGACACAACTGTTAATGCACAAGGTGTCTTCACAGTAAAAGTTGCAGGTATGCAATTAGCAACGGCGAGCAAAGTAACTGCTACTGTTGTCGCAACTGATGCAGCTGGTAACAGCATTACTGTGAGTGATGACCAAGCGTACACGCTCAAAACCAGCAGCACAACCACAACTTCTAGCATTACATTAGACAATATTGCAAACGATGGTTACATCAATGCTGTAGAAGCAAAAGGCAATATCAAAGTTTCAGGCAGTATTGAAGGCAGTAATGCGGCAGCAGGTCAAAAAGTTAGCTTAGTAATTGCAGGTAAAACACATACCGTTAATGTAGATAGCAGCCTGAAATTTAGTTTGAATGTAAATGCAAGTGATTTGACAACTAGCAAGAACCGTCAAATCAGTGCATCTTGGGATGGCGCATCAACCAGTAAAACATATAACGTGGGCGATTATGCTTCAGCAAAAATCAACATTACCAATGTTGGCACAAATAATGGCAATATTGGTGATGCGGAAGGCACTGTTCGTTTGAGCGGTCAATTGACTAATTTAACTGGCATTTGGGGTAAAGGTAAAAATGCTACCAAAATTTACAACGTTACAGTAAAAATTGGTGAAGAAAGCTATGTTGCTGGTATTAATGAGGAAAATCAAACATTCCACATTAATATTCCCACAAATAAATTAAGCAGCCTGAAAGGTAAAACTTTATCGTATAGTTTTGAAACAGCTGATACTTTGATTGATTACAAAGATGCTACAGGCGTTCGTGTAACCAACAAATATGGCATGTGGGAAAATGTTTTACAACAATATATTGCTGATGATGTAAAAGTAGCTGATGCACCTGCATTAGGTAGCAACAATATCGTGTTTGATGACAATGCCATTTTGTCAAAAAATAGCAATGGTGGTTATACCGTCAAAGATGTATCTAATACAACCACCATTTCAGGAACAGTATCAGGTACAGCTAAAGCCAACGATGTCGTTAAAGTTGTGATTGATGGTGCAACTTACACAGGAAAAGTAGTTTCAGGTAACAAATTCACAGTAGATGTCCCTACTTCTGTCTTATCCAAACAGACAGATATTGTGGCAACATTAGAAACTCGTGATACTGTTGGAAACAGTATTTCTGTAAGTGATAGTACCCATTATGCTGCATCTTCGTCATTAAGTGATGGTACATTTGCCCAAGGCAATGTACACAGCAAAATGAATTATAGCGATTTGCCTTACTTCATCGCTGCCCTTGCTGGCGAAGGATATAATGAAACAGTTAATATCAGACCAAGTGGACACTTAACACATACTGGTTACGGCGCAAATAGTAAGGTTATTAAATACTATTTTGCTACTATGGCAGATTATGTAGCAATGCGTAATAGCGATAGTTATTTAACAGATAGAACAGTACGCCAAATTGTCGATAGCAATCCTATGGAATATGATCAAACCAAAAAAGATTTGATTACCGAAGCATTACAGTCAATCGCTAAATATACTGATATTACGTTCGAATTAGTTAATAACTATCGAGATGCAGATATTCACTACTATATGATTAATACCCAACGAGCAGTGGGTCAATCAGATGTACTGGGTTATGCATATTTTGGTGGCGAAGTTGTTTTAGATAGACAAACTTTTGGTAACAACTATGATGACCTAAGCCAATGGGCAAAAGACCAGTTCTACCTAACAACAGTTCATGAAACCATGCACTCGTTGGGCTTAAAACACTCGTTTTATGAAAACAGCAAACCAACTGCTAGAAATTTAGATGATATCGAAGATATGGAAAGTCTCACACTCATGTCATACGATAGCACCGATATCATGGGTAAATACGATTTGCGTATTTACGATTTGGCTTATTTGCATTATCGCTATGGTGTCAACCCTAATGCACGCACAGGGAATGATACCTACACATTCCAAAACTTTAATGCCAAAGAATCTGATGGTGGTATTTATATTTGGGATGGTGGTGGTATTGATACTTTTGACGCCTCTGCCGAAAAACAAGCTGTAAATGTAAACTTAACCCCAGGTTCATGGATTTACAGAGGAACACAAAGCAGAAAATTTGCGATTGATGGAATGTTAAGTACATCTATTGAAGAATACACAGGTCAATACAGTATCCATCCTTTCAATTCAGGCAAAAAAGCCGAAGTGTATAACTTCACAGAAGGACAAGCCTTCATTGGTTTTGGTACCCAAATTGAAAACCTAAAAGGTTCTGCATATAACGATATCTTAACTGGTAATGCAGCAGATAATGTTATTTATGGTAACGCTGGTGATGATACTATCTACGGTGGAGATGGTAATGACTATTTAGATGGCGGTACAGGTAAAGACAAGTTATTTGGTGGCAAAGGAAATGATACCTATGTAATTGATGATATTGGAGATACTATTACAGAGTATGCTGATGAAGGTATAGATACAGTATACAGCAGCCTGAATAGCTATACATTAGGTGCTAATTTGGAAAACCTAACCCTGATTGGCAATGCGATGACTGCGATTGGTAATAATTTAGCCAATACCCTGACTGCTAATAATCATGGCAACACTTTAGATGGTGGTGCTGGCGACGATACCTTAATTGGTGGTACAGGAGCAGATACACTCACAGGTGGTGCTGGTAATGATACTTTTGTATTCAGCAGCGTATTGAATGGTAGCATTGACACAATTACAGATTTCACCAAAGGCGACAAAATTGCCCTATCTAAATCTGTATTTAGCGCATTAGGAAACACACTTGATGCGTGGTCAACCTACATTAAATACGAACAGTCTACAGGTGCATTGTCATATGATGCTGATGGTGCAGGTGGTTTAGATGCGCAGCAATTTGCAACATTGACCAACAAAGCAGCATTAGACCAAAATAGTTTCATCTTAATATAA
- a CDS encoding type III restriction-modification system endonuclease: protein MAGFTYEKNLPHQERAIESVLSVFNHIHPPKQNSRDENPEIMFSGSLKMDNLQKIQKANSVEDIPLSGSNVLDIAMETGTGKTYTYTKTMFELNRVLGVFKFIVVVPTLSIKAGTKNFLQSTSLAEHFRQDFAGLYGEKEIQLYVVESQKNKTNKSSMPSEIVRFVETEDTQKIHVLLINMGMVNSPTMAGKDKNNDGSHLIKDQYHVPFEALAAVKPFLIMDEPHKFDIDGITWQNLQLFKAQFILRYGATFPSIQVNKKDEHGKNIKNEQGKIIKLSVQKFENLLYRLTAIDAFNDDLVKGIRAFTEQIDGDNGERIKLIDLDGKEATFVLNKQEFKLSKGELLSRIHHAIDDLFVAEMNKTTLVLSNGLEMKKGESLNPYSYSDSVRDKMMRQAVRQHFELEKQLLTRNGGRIKPLTLFFIDDIQGYRDEQNRLSGSLKTVFEQMVQAELICRLKNESDEFLRQYWQTALNDISQTHGGYFSRDNSDKDEKIEQEIHEILHDKAALLSLDNPRRFIFSKWTLREGWDNPNVFQICKLRSSGSETSKLQEVGRGLRLPVNEYMARVKDHAFFLNYFVDSSETDFVKTLTDEVNNAVIKPIVFTELNDELIEKIQAAYPNETKKNIRNTLADLTDDDDVFLENGFAEAQKLFPKAFEVSGSLKKDKIIRSGDRAEKVKMRVGKYDELKALWEAINQKALLQYKIKDEAAFLALFTQYLRDNAHKFTKTGIRTVQQEIQISNGLLTAVNSESVYDEVFEPINTLNYREFLLKLSQTALIQMQTLHQAFFAVRDVLAISQYLNEQTIKAIQAGFDRWLLLHSFSAFEVGYSRVGGSIHPTKFTDNQGNALVEVNAADLGTQFDEVNPLEEFLFESVFYDSELERENITDNQVQEVIVFTKIPKNSIKIPVAGGGTYSPDFAYIVKTALGETLNLILESKNVSGSDDLRQEEQQKIKHAERLFAEINRDVNVKFQTQFEGEQIVQFLRAMM, encoded by the coding sequence ATGGCTGGTTTTACTTACGAAAAAAATTTACCACATCAAGAGCGGGCGATTGAATCGGTTTTGAGTGTGTTTAACCATATACATCCACCCAAGCAAAATAGCCGTGATGAAAATCCTGAAATCATGTTTTCAGGCAGCCTGAAAATGGATAATTTGCAGAAAATCCAAAAAGCCAACAGCGTGGAAGACATACCGCTTTCAGGCAGCAATGTACTGGATATTGCGATGGAAACAGGCACAGGCAAAACCTACACTTACACCAAAACCATGTTTGAGCTAAATCGTGTGTTGGGTGTGTTTAAGTTTATTGTGGTTGTGCCAACGCTTTCCATTAAGGCAGGGACGAAAAATTTTCTGCAAAGCACTTCGCTTGCCGAGCATTTCCGTCAGGATTTTGCAGGTCTGTATGGCGAGAAAGAAATTCAACTGTATGTGGTTGAAAGCCAAAAAAATAAAACAAATAAATCATCTATGCCGTCTGAAATTGTGCGTTTTGTGGAAACGGAGGATACGCAGAAAATCCATGTTTTGCTGATTAATATGGGTATGGTCAATTCGCCTACTATGGCGGGTAAAGACAAAAATAATGACGGTAGCCATTTGATTAAAGACCAATACCATGTACCGTTTGAAGCATTAGCGGCGGTAAAGCCGTTTTTGATTATGGACGAGCCGCATAAATTTGATATTGATGGTATTACATGGCAAAACTTGCAATTATTTAAGGCGCAATTTATTTTGCGTTATGGTGCAACATTTCCAAGTATTCAGGTCAATAAAAAAGATGAGCATGGCAAAAACATCAAAAATGAACAAGGCAAAATTATCAAATTAAGTGTACAAAAATTTGAAAATCTGCTTTACCGTTTAACCGCGATTGATGCGTTTAATGATGATTTGGTCAAAGGCATTCGTGCGTTTACCGAACAGATTGATGGCGATAATGGCGAGCGGATTAAGCTGATTGATTTAGACGGTAAAGAAGCAACTTTTGTTTTAAATAAACAAGAATTTAAGTTGAGTAAAGGTGAGTTGTTAAGCCGTATTCATCACGCAATTGATGATTTATTTGTTGCAGAAATGAACAAAACCACGTTGGTTTTAAGCAATGGTTTGGAAATGAAAAAGGGCGAAAGTTTAAATCCCTATTCTTACAGCGACAGTGTGCGCGACAAAATGATGCGCCAAGCCGTCAGACAGCATTTTGAGTTAGAAAAACAATTACTCACGCGCAATGGTGGGCGGATTAAACCGCTGACTTTGTTTTTTATTGACGATATTCAAGGTTATCGTGATGAGCAAAATCGGCTTTCAGGCAGCCTGAAAACGGTTTTTGAGCAAATGGTTCAGGCAGAATTGATATGCCGTCTGAAAAATGAAAGCGATGAATTTTTACGCCAATATTGGCAAACTGCTTTAAACGACATTAGCCAAACACATGGCGGTTATTTTTCACGAGACAACAGCGACAAAGACGAAAAAATCGAGCAGGAAATCCATGAGATTTTGCACGATAAAGCAGCTTTGTTGTCGTTGGACAATCCGCGCCGTTTTATTTTTTCAAAGTGGACATTGCGCGAGGGGTGGGATAATCCGAATGTGTTTCAGATTTGCAAATTACGTTCCAGCGGTAGTGAAACCAGTAAATTGCAAGAAGTGGGACGAGGCTTGCGTTTGCCTGTGAACGAATACATGGCGCGTGTGAAAGACCATGCGTTTTTCCTGAACTATTTTGTGGACAGCAGCGAAACGGATTTTGTCAAAACATTGACCGATGAAGTGAATAATGCGGTTATTAAGCCGATTGTTTTCACAGAATTAAATGATGAATTGATTGAAAAAATTCAGGCTGCCTATCCAAATGAAACCAAGAAAAACATACGCAATACATTGGCAGATTTGACCGATGACGATGATGTGTTTTTGGAAAACGGTTTTGCTGAAGCCCAAAAATTATTCCCCAAAGCCTTTGAAGTTTCAGGCAGCCTGAAAAAAGACAAAATTATCCGTTCGGGCGATAGGGCAGAAAAAGTCAAAATGCGCGTGGGTAAATACGATGAACTTAAAGCCTTGTGGGAAGCGATTAACCAAAAAGCCTTGTTGCAATACAAAATCAAAGATGAAGCGGCATTTTTGGCATTGTTCACGCAATATTTGCGCGACAACGCTCACAAGTTCACAAAAACGGGCATACGCACCGTGCAACAAGAAATCCAAATCAGCAACGGATTATTAACAGCCGTCAACAGCGAGAGTGTGTATGATGAAGTATTTGAACCGATTAACACACTAAATTACCGTGAATTTTTGCTGAAACTATCACAAACGGCTTTGATTCAAATGCAAACCTTACATCAAGCATTTTTTGCCGTGCGCGATGTGTTGGCTATTTCACAATATTTGAATGAACAGACGATTAAAGCGATTCAGGCAGGATTTGACCGTTGGTTGTTGCTTCATTCGTTTAGTGCATTTGAAGTGGGTTACAGTCGTGTGGGTGGTAGCATACACCCGACAAAATTCACGGATAATCAAGGCAATGCTTTGGTGGAAGTGAATGCGGCTGATTTGGGTACGCAGTTTGACGAAGTGAATCCATTAGAAGAATTTCTGTTTGAAAGTGTGTTTTATGACAGCGAATTGGAGCGTGAAAACATCACGGATAATCAGGTTCAAGAAGTGATTGTGTTTACGAAAATTCCAAAAAACTCCATCAAAATTCCTGTGGCTGGCGGTGGCACTTATTCTCCTGATTTTGCTTATATTGTGAAAACAGCTTTAGGTGAAACCTTGAATTTGATTTTGGAAAGCAAAAATGTTTCAGGCAGCGATGATTTGCGCCAAGAAGAACAGCAAAAAATCAAACATGCGGAACGTTTATTTGCTGAAATCAATCGTGATGTCAATGTGAAATTTCAAACGCAATTTGAAGGTGAGCAGATTGTGCAATTCTTGCGTGCAATGATGTGA